Below is a window of Dehalococcoidales bacterium DNA.
CTCTTTACTATTAAAACCGGAATGCACTTCATCAACAACACCGGCGATTATACCAGCGGTATAAATATTGGAGAAAATGTACTTAATCACCTCAATCTCTCTCGGAAGATATTAAGTTATCATCATCTTTAGCAAAAGACATATCTTTTATCGTTATCCTGCATACACGGGTTGCTTGACAGTTGGTGTAAGTAGTGCTAATTTAGCCAAACGACTGGAAGTATAATTCATGCAAGCAGATAGACTAACAGAGGAAAAGTGGAGGCCAATTAATGAGGGCGATAAAGAGATATCTGATGCCTATATTGGGTTTGTTACTGATTCATGTTGCCGTCACCTCTCCCATTGTTTTTGCGAATGATTCAATCACAATCAGAGTAGGGGTTTATGAGAATCACCCCAAAATCTTTACTGATGATAGCGGTAAAGCTGCTGGATTCTGGCCAGACATTATTGAATATATCGCCTCAGAGGAAGACTGGAATATAGAGTATGTAACTGGTACTTGGACGGAGTGTCTATCTAGGTTAGAAACCAATGAAATTGATATAATGCCAGACGTTGCTTATACCGAGGAGAGAGGTAAACTGTATGATTTTCCAAACGAGAATACGTATGTGAGCTGGTCAAGCGTGTATGCGAAAGCAGGTAACGATATACAATCCATCCTTGACCTGGAAGGAAAAACAATAGCGGTATTTGCGGGTAGCTCAAGTGTTGAAGGATCGGGAGGTATAAAAGAATTAATTAACGCTTTCCATATTAGTTGCACTTTAATCGAGGTAGATAGTTACACCCGGGTTTTTGAACTGGTGAAAAGTGGTGAGGTAGATGCCGGTATCTCCAACAGGGACTTTGCCAACCAGCATTTAGAGCAGTTTAACCTCGTCAGGACTGCCATAATATTCCAGCCCCATACCCTTTATTTCGCTTTCCCCAAAGAGTCAAGTTTAACTCCATATCTCATAGCAAAAATTGATTCACACATGAAGGAGCTAAAGGCAGACAGTAATTCCGTATATTATCAATCGCAGGAAAAGTGGCTCGGAGTAAAGCCAGAAGAAAAAACCATCATTCCCACTTGGGTGAAGTGGCTGTTCATCGGTATAGGAGTTGCGGCAGGTATACTTGTAGGGGGAAATTATCTACTTAGGTCTCGGGTGAAATCAAAGACCAGAGAGCTAATAGAGGAAATTGGAGAGCGTAAGCAGGCAGAGGATGCGTTAAAGACATCGGAGGGCAAATTCCGTCTTATGTTTCATTCTGTAAGCGAGGGTATCGTGTGCTCCGATCTGGATGGTAATATAAGTGACGCGAATAGAGCGGCCGTTCTTATGTTTGGCTATGACCATAAAGACCAGGTTGTCGGGCATGGGGTTTTTGAATATGTGGATGAAATTGATCACGATAGAGTCATAAAAAATATGATGAGGACTCTGGAGACAGGTATTACACGGGATATCGAGTACATATTTGTTAGGAAGGATGGCAGCAGATTTCCCGGTGAGTTAAGCTCCAGTGTCCTCAGTAATGAATCCGACGGAGACCCCGTCGGATTCATTACCGTGATCAGAGATATCACAGAGCGTAAGAAGGCAGAGGCGGAGAAGTTGGAGATGGAGAGGAAGGCACAGGTTACCGACAGGTTGGCCTCCATCGGCGAAATGGCCTCCGGCATTGCACATGAGATAAACAACCCCTTAACCAGCGTGGTCGGCTTCTCCGAGCTGCTGATGGAGAAGGACCTGCCCGAAGATTTGAGGCAGGACGTGGAAATTATTTACGACAGTTCACAGAGGGTAGCCGGCATCGTTAAGGGGCTGCTTACCTTCGCCCGCCAGCACAAACCAGTACAAAACCGCACCGGCATCAACGAGATAATTGAGAGCACCCTAGCCCTGCGCAAGTATGCCCTGGAGACGTCCAATATCGAGGTAGAAGCCCGGTTCGATAACGGCCTACCCTGGACGGTGGCCGATACCGGCCAGCTCCAGCAGGTGTTCCTCAACATCATCGTCAATGCTGAGGCGGAGATGAAGAAGGCCCACGGCAGGGGCAGACTTACTATCAGGACGGAGCGGGCCGGCGACAGGATACGGATATCGTTTGCCGATGACGGACCGGGCATCGCCCGGGAGAACCTGGAGAGGATATTCGACCCCTTCTTCACCACCAAAGAGGTGGGGGAAGGAACCGGACTGGGCCTGAGCCTGTCCCGGGGCATCATCACCGAGCATAACGGGGCGCTGTATGCCGAGAGTGAGGAAGGCAAGGGGGCCACCTTCTTCGTCGAGCTGCCAATCGTAACGGAGGAAGAGGAGAAAGTTGAGGATACCGGGGCGATCAAGGCATCCGAGAAGATCATCGGGGGCCGGATACTGGTGGTGGATGATGAGCCGGCCATACTAGCGTTGCTGAATAAGTTACTCGGTGGCGAGGGTTACGATGTGGCGACTTCAGGCAGCGGCAGAGAGGCCCTTGGGATGATTAAGGAGCAGGAGGGTTACGATCTTATCATTTCCGATATCAGGCTGCCCGGTCTAAGCGGTGCCGAGCTGTACGATGAGCTGGGGGGAATAGCCCCTTCCCTGCAGAAGAGGGTCATCTTTATCACCGGAGACGTGATCAGCGCCAATACCAGGGAGTTCCTCAAAACGACCGGAGTCCCCTGTGTTCCCAAGCCCTTTGACATCGCTAGTCTGAAGGAAGAGGTAAAACGGGTAATTACAGGAGAAAATTGAGATGAGGGAAGAGATGCCCGCTAAGGAAACGATACTGATAGTTGATGATGAGGAAGCGATTCGCAAACTCCTCGGGCGGAAGCTGGTTAGCATGGGCTATCGGTGTCGCGAAGCCGGTGGTGCCGCTCAGGCTATGGATGAGTTGCAGGATGGTGCGGTGGCACTGGTTCTTCTCGATATCAAAATGCCGGGTAAATCAGGGGTTCAGTTACTGCCCGAAATAAGGGCTGCTTACCCTGATACGGTAGTTATTATGGCTACCGCTACCACCGATACCGATACCGCTGTGCATTGCATGAAGCATGGTGCCTATGACTATGTTACCAAACCGTTTAACCTTAGCGGAGTCGTCTTGAGCGTGGAGCGAGCTCTGGAGAGGAAAAGGCTGGAGCTGGAGAACCGGTACTACCAGCAGCACCTGGAAGAGCGGGTTAGCCTGCAGGCAGAGAAAATCCGCCGGTCGTTCTTGAATTCGATTACTGCTCTTGCCTATGCCTTGGAGGCTAAGGATAGGTATACCAGCGGCCACTCCGAGTGGGTCGCCGCTTTGTCTGTAGTGATCGCTACGGAGCTGGGTTTACCGTCGGAAGAAATCGAGAAGATCAGGCTGGCGGGGCTGCTCCACGATATCGGTAAGATAGGGGTGAAAGAGCCGGTGCTGAATAAACCGGAGCGGCTTACCGATGATGAGTTTCAGTATGTAAAAAGCCACTGCGAGCTTGGAGAGCGTATCCTGGCCCCCATCGTGGAGGATAAAGATATTCTGTTTATGGTGCGCCATCACCATGAACGCTACGATGGTGCTGGTTATCCTGACGGCCTGCCTTTAACAGAAATGCCTCCGTCTGCCGGTATTCTGGCGGCTAAAGGTTGCCCTGAAATGGTTCATGAGGGGGTTGGGGGTGGGGTTCCCTCATGGTGTCGGGGTGCCAGTGTCCTGGCAGTGGCCGATTCATTTGATGCGATGACCTCTGCGCGTTCCTACCGTAAGGCGATGAGTGATGAGATGGCCTGCGCTGAGATAGAAAAAGGCCGGGGGACCCAGTTTACCCCTGCGGTGGTAGATGCCTTCCTCAGGGTGAAGAAAAAGATACCCGTAGCTGATTGACCGGGAGACAGAAAAGTAGTATAAGATAGCCATCAATTAGTTAGGGGTGGTGATGGCATGATATTGGGATGACCGGATATCAAATACCGTGGTGAACTGAACGGTACGGCTTAGCACCTGCGAGACCTCGATATATTTAGGGTTTAGTCGGCTGTCGTCAGTAAGAAACCGTGGGAAGGGAGGACAGCATGGATGCCAGAAAAATACTTGTTGTTGATGATGAGCAGAATATCAGGCTGGTCTTGAGGGGTATGCTCGAGAAGCACTACACCATTCTCGAGGCAAGTAACGGGCAGGAGGCTCTGGATATTGCCGGCCGCCAGAAACCGGACCTTATTTTTATGGATATCCTTATGCCGGGGATGGATGGCTATAACGCCTGCTATAAAATCAAGACGGACGAGGCAACCAGGACAATTCCAGTGGTTATACTGACTGCTGTGGGCCATAAGTTAAACCAGGAGCTGGGTAAGAAGGTAGGCGCCGATGAGTACATTACCAAACCCTTCCGGAAAGAGGATTTGCTGGCTGTAATCGCCCGGTTCCTTAAATAGCCTATTTGGCCCCCGAGGCTATCTTAACATTGGCTGTGACTTAACAAGCTCATCACTACTGGGGGCAGGCCAGTATCATACGGAGGTAGCTGAAATGACGAAAGGTACTAGGAAATCCGGAATAGAACAACAGGAGGATATATACCGGTTCATTTCGGAAAACTCGGGTGATATCGTATGTTTTCACGATCCTAATCACAGATATGTGTATGTCAGCCCTGCCTGCAAAGAGATACTTGGTTATGATCCACAGGAATTAGTCGGGACAAATCCCTGGGAACTTATACATCCGCAAGATCTGAAAACACTGCAAGAAGTGGATCGCAAGAAGGCCGAAAAAGGGGAACCTGTTATACTTTCTTATCGAATCCGTAAGAAATCCGGCGATTACG
It encodes the following:
- a CDS encoding transporter substrate-binding domain-containing protein is translated as MRAIKRYLMPILGLLLIHVAVTSPIVFANDSITIRVGVYENHPKIFTDDSGKAAGFWPDIIEYIASEEDWNIEYVTGTWTECLSRLETNEIDIMPDVAYTEERGKLYDFPNENTYVSWSSVYAKAGNDIQSILDLEGKTIAVFAGSSSVEGSGGIKELINAFHISCTLIEVDSYTRVFELVKSGEVDAGISNRDFANQHLEQFNLVRTAIIFQPHTLYFAFPKESSLTPYLIAKIDSHMKELKADSNSVYYQSQEKWLGVKPEEKTIIPTWVKWLFIGIGVAAGILVGGNYLLRSRVKSKTRELIEEIGERKQAEDALKTSEGKFRLMFHSVSEGIVCSDLDGNISDANRAAVLMFGYDHKDQVVGHGVFEYVDEIDHDRVIKNMMRTLETGITRDIEYIFVRKDGSRFPGELSSSVLSNESDGDPVGFITVIRDITERKKAEAEKLEMERKAQVTDRLASIGEMASGIAHEINNPLTSVVGFSELLMEKDLPEDLRQDVEIIYDSSQRVAGIVKGLLTFARQHKPVQNRTGINEIIESTLALRKYALETSNIEVEARFDNGLPWTVADTGQLQQVFLNIIVNAEAEMKKAHGRGRLTIRTERAGDRIRISFADDGPGIARENLERIFDPFFTTKEVGEGTGLGLSLSRGIITEHNGALYAESEEGKGATFFVELPIVTEEEEKVEDTGAIKASEKIIGGRILVVDDEPAILALLNKLLGGEGYDVATSGSGREALGMIKEQEGYDLIISDIRLPGLSGAELYDELGGIAPSLQKRVIFITGDVISANTREFLKTTGVPCVPKPFDIASLKEEVKRVITGEN
- a CDS encoding response regulator yields the protein MREEMPAKETILIVDDEEAIRKLLGRKLVSMGYRCREAGGAAQAMDELQDGAVALVLLDIKMPGKSGVQLLPEIRAAYPDTVVIMATATTDTDTAVHCMKHGAYDYVTKPFNLSGVVLSVERALERKRLELENRYYQQHLEERVSLQAEKIRRSFLNSITALAYALEAKDRYTSGHSEWVAALSVVIATELGLPSEEIEKIRLAGLLHDIGKIGVKEPVLNKPERLTDDEFQYVKSHCELGERILAPIVEDKDILFMVRHHHERYDGAGYPDGLPLTEMPPSAGILAAKGCPEMVHEGVGGGVPSWCRGASVLAVADSFDAMTSARSYRKAMSDEMACAEIEKGRGTQFTPAVVDAFLRVKKKIPVAD
- a CDS encoding response regulator; its protein translation is MDARKILVVDDEQNIRLVLRGMLEKHYTILEASNGQEALDIAGRQKPDLIFMDILMPGMDGYNACYKIKTDEATRTIPVVILTAVGHKLNQELGKKVGADEYITKPFRKEDLLAVIARFLK